From Pontibacillus yanchengensis, the proteins below share one genomic window:
- a CDS encoding M20 metallopeptidase family protein, translating to MSIVGYSIKERAESLEEDLRKWRRAIHSQPELSFQEYNTAAFVAKILREIGVEDIREGVGGTGVVATIAGQPGPTVALRADMDALPIQETNTHSYKSRREGVMHACGHDAHTAMLLGVAKLLVKDAEENQLRGTVKLLFQPAEEATDEHSLSGAPYMIKEGVVEDVSHAVALHVCPWQSFGTIQVNDGESMANVDVFEGKIIGTGSHGGYPHTGSDPIWMLSSVLQSLYSIVNRRVSPLETAVVSIGEVHSGSASNVIPSEVKIVGTIRTYRNETRDYLIGELEKAFKIAQALGGDYEFKVEKGEPALKNNPEVNQTIIGAAETVYPDVKVAKGPFGLGGEDFAYFAKEVQASMFFLGCAMPDGIQRDLHTPIFDIDERCLPMGTAILTQTAHHLLT from the coding sequence ATGTCGATCGTTGGATACTCGATAAAGGAACGAGCGGAATCATTAGAGGAAGATTTACGCAAATGGCGCCGAGCCATTCACTCCCAGCCTGAGCTGAGCTTTCAGGAGTATAATACAGCAGCTTTTGTTGCCAAAATATTACGCGAAATCGGGGTGGAGGACATTCGGGAAGGGGTTGGAGGTACCGGGGTCGTTGCCACCATTGCTGGTCAGCCCGGACCTACCGTCGCCCTAAGAGCGGATATGGATGCGCTACCTATTCAAGAAACCAATACGCATTCCTATAAGTCTAGGAGAGAAGGGGTTATGCATGCCTGTGGCCACGATGCTCATACCGCTATGTTATTAGGTGTAGCTAAGCTGTTAGTGAAAGATGCTGAGGAGAATCAACTCCGGGGAACGGTTAAACTATTGTTTCAACCTGCAGAGGAAGCAACAGATGAGCATTCCTTATCAGGAGCTCCTTATATGATTAAAGAGGGCGTTGTAGAAGACGTTTCCCATGCAGTAGCGTTACATGTCTGTCCTTGGCAGTCATTCGGAACGATACAGGTTAATGATGGCGAAAGCATGGCAAATGTCGATGTGTTTGAAGGAAAGATCATTGGTACAGGTAGCCATGGAGGGTACCCACATACAGGGTCAGACCCTATATGGATGCTATCATCCGTGCTTCAATCACTCTATAGCATCGTTAATCGTCGTGTTTCCCCACTAGAAACGGCAGTTGTTAGTATCGGAGAAGTTCATAGTGGAAGTGCAAGCAATGTTATACCAAGTGAAGTCAAGATTGTCGGAACGATTAGGACCTATCGAAATGAAACGAGAGACTACCTTATCGGTGAATTAGAGAAAGCCTTTAAAATTGCACAAGCACTTGGTGGGGACTATGAATTTAAAGTGGAGAAAGGAGAGCCGGCATTGAAGAATAACCCTGAAGTGAACCAGACGATAATCGGTGCTGCAGAAACTGTCTATCCCGATGTAAAGGTTGCTAAGGGGCCATTTGGACTTGGTGGTGAAGATTTTGCTTATTTTGCAAAGGAGGTTCAGGCATCTATGTTCTTTCTAGGATGTGCGATGCCTGATGGTATTCAACGCGATCTTCATACACCAATTTTTGATATAGATGAAAGGTGCTTACCAATGGGTACAGCAATATTAACTCAAACAGCACATCATCTACTTACTTAA